A single region of the Montipora capricornis isolate CH-2021 chromosome 13, ASM3666992v2, whole genome shotgun sequence genome encodes:
- the LOC138029276 gene encoding penicillin V acylase-like, producing the protein MRILIVIYLLFHFFLGTNACTEIRVTAEDKSVIIGRTLEYGIDTFSYLIVEPVGYNHAAELAKGCPSHGDRLSWSNKYTVTYINAWKMINLAADGMNSAGLSAGALMFPGFTKYQEVPTSKCGDAVSQKEFILWLLGNFGSVQEVRDSMSSGSFPLVFGGSVLGTVFELHFSVIDKTGDAIVIEYAETGRQVYNNTLGVMTNAPPYDFHMLNLRNYVQLSKYNNGPLVLGTDEFPPTGEGSGLLGMPGDLTPPSRFVRAAVLKGFAKTPKTNTAAVNLAFHVLNSVNIPHGVINKSILQMFGDFTVWSVAKDLTNNAVYFRDYNDLTVRVVYLNNVRQEKVMAIKMFSKIAGFQNVTSDMKPLVDAREDMTHDEL; encoded by the exons ATGAGAATCCTAATTGTGATTTATCTACTGTTTCACTTTTTTCTTGGGACGAACGCCTGTACGGAGATCCGAGTGACAGCCGAGGATAAATCGGTAATCATCGGCCGAACACTGGAGTACGGTATCGACACATTTTCGTACCTCATTGTAGAACCCGTGGGATACAATCACGCTGCAGAACTAGCCAAAGGCTGTCCTTCGCATGGAGATCGTTTGTCTTGGTCGAACAAATACACTGTGACATATATAAACGCTTGGAAGATGATTAATTTGGCTGCTGATGGGATGAACTCCGCTGGCCTGTCAGCGGGCGCTTTGATGTTCCCTGGCTTCACGAAATACCAG GAAGTTCCTACCAGCAAATGTGGCGACGCGGTATCACAGAAGGAGTTCATCCTCTGGCTCCTGGGAAACTTTGGGTCCGTACAGGAGGTGAGAGATAGCATGTCATCTGGATCATTTCCCCTGGTATTCGGTGGAAGTGTTTTGGGTACCGTTTTTGAGCTGCACTTTTCGGTGATAGACAAAACCGGCGATGCCATTGTCATTGAATACGCCGAAACAGGAAGGCAGGTGTACAATAACACACTGGGTGTGATGACCAACGCCCCTCCTTATGACTTCCATATGCTAAACCTTCGTAACTACGTACAGCTTTCGAAGTACAATAACGGGCCATTGGTGTTGGGTACAGATGAATTCCCACCGACTGGAGAAGGAAGCGGGCTACTTGGAATGCCCGGTGACTTGACCCCTCCTTCAAGGTTTGTCCGTGCAGCAGTGCTGAAGGGATTTGCCAAAACGCCTAAGACGAACACAGCAGCGGTTAACTTGGCTTTTCACGTCCTGAACTCGGTCAACATTCCTCATGGGGTAATAAACAAATCTATACTCCAGATGTTTGGCGATTTCACCGTTTGGTCGGTGGCCAAGGACCTCACGAACAACGCCGTTTATTTCCGTGACTACAACGACTTAACCGTCCGTGTGGTGTATCTTAACAACGTTCGACAAGAAAAAGTGATGGCGATTAAAATGTTCTCAAAGATTGCAGGATTTCAAAATGTTACAAGTGATATGAAACCTTTGGTCGATGCAAGGGAGGATATGACACATGATGAACTGTGA
- the LOC138028899 gene encoding uncharacterized protein isoform X1 has protein sequence METRSIGAIWLGVLCFSLMPFANGAEEYLIDKETDDIILDLVIIFFVLCVVFLLSAIVLVVVLRRKEKSGISFKRSFESEAVASPFYGLGVYSPSSESQMYLPGRPSMYEMATILSDNSENDGARESSEDRQTYAALTERTRVTETYQNPAYEESGYHSLEKIHEYEKLDSTFKRGPSDPKEKKK, from the exons ATGGAGACCCGCTCTATTGGTGCCATTTGGCTTGGTGTTCTGTGCTTTAGTTTAATGCCCTTCGCCAATGGAG CAGAGGAATACCTGATAGACAAGGAAACAGATG ATATCATTTTGGATTTGGTAATCATATTCTTTGTTTTGTGCGTAGTCTTCTTGCTTTCTGCGATTGTCCTAGTAGTTGTCTTGCGCAGGAAAGAAAAGTCTGG GATTTCATTTAAAAGATCCTTCGAATCTGAGGCCGTTGCCAGTCCCTTCTACGGACTTGGTGTTTACTCGCCGAGCTCCGAGAGTCAAATGTACTTGCCTGGACGCCCGTCCATGTATGAAATGGCAACCATCTTG AGTGACAACTCCGAAAATGACGGTGCAAGGGAAAGTAGTGAAGATAGACAAACGTACGCCGCGTTGACGGAGAGGACAAGGGTCACCGAAACGTATCAAAACCCTGCCTATGAAGAGTCTGGTTACCACAGTCTGGAGAAAATTCACGAGTACGAAAAGTTGGATTCGACCTTCAAGCGAGGACCCAGTGAtcctaaggaaaaaaaaaaatag
- the LOC138028899 gene encoding uncharacterized protein isoform X2 — translation METRSIGAIWLGVLCFSLMPFANGEEYLIDKETDDIILDLVIIFFVLCVVFLLSAIVLVVVLRRKEKSGISFKRSFESEAVASPFYGLGVYSPSSESQMYLPGRPSMYEMATILSDNSENDGARESSEDRQTYAALTERTRVTETYQNPAYEESGYHSLEKIHEYEKLDSTFKRGPSDPKEKKK, via the exons ATGGAGACCCGCTCTATTGGTGCCATTTGGCTTGGTGTTCTGTGCTTTAGTTTAATGCCCTTCGCCAATGGAG AGGAATACCTGATAGACAAGGAAACAGATG ATATCATTTTGGATTTGGTAATCATATTCTTTGTTTTGTGCGTAGTCTTCTTGCTTTCTGCGATTGTCCTAGTAGTTGTCTTGCGCAGGAAAGAAAAGTCTGG GATTTCATTTAAAAGATCCTTCGAATCTGAGGCCGTTGCCAGTCCCTTCTACGGACTTGGTGTTTACTCGCCGAGCTCCGAGAGTCAAATGTACTTGCCTGGACGCCCGTCCATGTATGAAATGGCAACCATCTTG AGTGACAACTCCGAAAATGACGGTGCAAGGGAAAGTAGTGAAGATAGACAAACGTACGCCGCGTTGACGGAGAGGACAAGGGTCACCGAAACGTATCAAAACCCTGCCTATGAAGAGTCTGGTTACCACAGTCTGGAGAAAATTCACGAGTACGAAAAGTTGGATTCGACCTTCAAGCGAGGACCCAGTGAtcctaaggaaaaaaaaaaatag